A window from Malassezia restricta chromosome I, complete sequence encodes these proteins:
- a CDS encoding DASH complex subunit Hsk3 like protein: MSSSLPMSGTALTSAKERHYSYLASRLDALSSTMQHTQHHMSIASEQAAYMKDLGIGQAAIFMAALDQVDHENDQTSKD, from the coding sequence ATGTCGAGTTCGCTGCCCATGTCGGGTACGGCACTTACCTCTGCCAAGGAGCGGCACTACTCGTACTTGGCATCAAGATTGGATGCACTCTCTTCGACgatgcagcacacgcagcaccACATGTCCATCGCGAGCGAACAGGCAGCTTACATGAAGGACTTGGGTATAGGCCAGGCAGCCATTTTCATGGCGGCTCTAGACCAGGTGGACCATGAAAATGATCAGACAAGCAAAGACTAA
- a CDS encoding syntaxin-binding protein 1 produces MPAKSLQTLVKQRYLNALHTVQPASRWKNLVIDAHTMEYMNAVMRMFDILEQNVTKVDRIEKHRDPEPGIETAYILCPTTQNVNRIIQDMTPTHDRPALYDAAHVFFVDAISDELVTKLTNSKAGIRLKQLVELFINLWPVESQAFLLKHPSSFFSVFQPMDTKFCPSLDEALALMQDELDISTQAILNVCITLNENPLIRYLHVPGRVLGPLSPEALSDTVEGSFAVDDFSKSDIAGRVQIGVPFPQQLAHRVQAALDDYTKNQMLGDPGRPRGVLFITDRTMDLVSPFLHEFTYQAMVYDLVPIQDNTYKHTYKNAEGITEELIAELNDSDEIWTRIRHMHVAEAIQYLTREFKQHMGEASQFSGEMSINGMRDMLVALPHMQQTKEKLSVHLSLAQLCMDKFEHSKLAAQAMVEQNAATGQTPDGSRPRSLVEDMVPILDDPSITNADKVRIIALYILSCDGVQEEDCRRLFQHARLTGGETATVTHLTNLGARVVREPSSSSLDAIFRKRRKTLQPRLPAAGQAEYELSRWQPLLRTLLEDHLLGRLEQSMFPYVRDAPPEIPLSEQISQRSMSFSASATGMATSVLHSAINATGGKDSPLARVGAGFGFDQSSSTRSNTLRGGTTSLRSARPTWHQKGRSQSVASLSTSSANSGGAGAGGVTTATRNTSSALQEMSNPSAQRMLVFMVGGITYSEMRTAYEVGKRNNTEVYLGSSHVFTPTSYMEALRVMGTPRQPIPPDLHVDVRRKAQQAEQEQLLAQQQGKKIKQPHILKKPKYPQDLPPQDRYDLRNSTAEEAPPPPPMPEKNSQRLVNKLHKGHDAQPNATPSQNNSSKKTSGTSTSDPNALPEMPSVMGKHRFGRDMSKFKHALFHKK; encoded by the coding sequence ATGCCGGCCAAGAGTCTGCAAACACTCGTCAAACAACGGTATCTTAATGCACTTCACACTGTGCAGCCAGCATCAAGATGGAAGAACCTTGTCATTGATGCACATACCATGGAATACATGAATGCGGTCATGCGCATGTTTGATATCCTGGAACAGAATGTTACCAAGGTCGACAGAATAGAGAAGCACCGAGATCCAGAGCCAGGCATCGAAACTGCGTATATTTTGTGTCCCACGACGCAAAACGTGAATCGAATTATTCAGGACATGACGCCTACCCATGATCGTCCCGCGTTGTATGACGCTGCACATGTGTTCTTTGTTGATGCCATTTCTGATGAACTTGTCACGAAGCTGACCAATTCTAAAGCAGGAATACGTCTGAAGCAACTGGTAGAGCTGTTCATTAATCTGTGGCCAGTTGAATCCCAGGCGTTCCTGCTCAAGCATCCCAGTTCGTTCTTTAGTGTGTTTCAGCCGATGGATACCAAATTTTGCCCTTCGTTGGATGAGGCACTAGCACTCATGCAGGACGAACTCGATATATCTACACAAGCAATTCTCAACGTGTGTATTACTTTAAACGAGAATCCACTCATTCGATACCTCCATGTCCCAGGCCGGGTGTTAGGTCCTTTGTCGCCCGAAGCATTGTCTGATACTGTGGAAGGTTCCTTCGCTGTGGACGATTTTAGCAAGTCAGATATTGCGGGCCGTGTACAGATTGGCGTGCCATTCCCGCAACAACTAGCCCATCGCGTTCAGGCAGCACTGGACGACTATACGAAGAACCAAATGCTTGGTGATCCTGGCCGCCCGCGGGGTGTGCTTTTTATTACAGATCGTACAATGGATCTTGTATCCCCTTTTCTGCACGAATTTACCTATCAGGCGATGGTGTATGACCTCGTGCCAATTCAAGACAATACGTACAAGCATACTTATAAGAATGCTGAAGGTATTACCGAGGAGCTGATCGCCGAGTTGAACGATAGCGATGAAATTTGGACTCGGATTCGCCACATGCATGTGGCAGAGGCAATACAGTACCTCACGCGCGAATTCAAGCAGCACATGGGTGAGGCGAGTCAATTCTCCGGTGAAATGTCGATTAATGGCATGCGTGACATGCTTGTAGCTCTACCACACATGCAACAAACGAAAGAGAAGCTGTCTGTCCATCTTTCGCTGGCACAATTGTGTATGGACAAGTTCGAGCACAGTAAATTGGCGGCCCAGGCCATGGTCGAGCAGAATGCCGCAACGGGACAAACGCCTGATGGATCACGTCCTCGTTCGCTGGTGGAAGACATGGTGCCCATTCTCGACGACCCCTCTATTACGAATGCGGACAAGGTCCGTATCATCGCGCTGTACATCTTATCTTGCGATGGTGTCCAAGAGGAAGACTGCCGCCGCCTGTTCCAGCACGCCCGGCTCACAGGCGGAGAAACAGCAACTGTGACTCATCTTACGAACTTGGGCGCACGTGTCGTCCGCGAACCATCGTCTTCGAGTCTTGATGCCATCTTCCGAAAGCGCCGAAAGACGCTTCAACCGCGTTTGCCAGCGGCGGGTCAGGCTGAGTACGAGCTCAGCCGATGGCAGCCTTTGCTGCGTACATTGCTGGAAGATCACCTTCTAGGCCGCCTCGAGCAAAGCATGTTTCCTTATGTTCGTGACGCTCCGCCAGAAATTCCGCTCTCTGAACAAATTTCGCAGCGCTCCATGTCGTTCAGTGCGAGTGCGACAGGTATGGCTACCTCCGTACTGCACTCAGCGATTAATGCAACAGGCGGCAAAGACTCGCCTTTGGCGCGCGTTGGTGCAGGTTTTGGCTTTGATCAGTCAAGTTCGACTCGATCTAATACGCTACGCGGCGGAACAACCAGTTTGCGCAGTGCTCGACCGACGTGGCACCAAAAAGGTCGCTCTCAATCTGTGGCGAGCCTCTCGACCAGCAGTGCAAATTCAGGCGGTGCCGGTGCTGGCGGCGTGACTACAGCTACCCGCAACACTTCCTCGGCGCTACAGGAAATGAGTAATCCGTCTGCTCAACGTATGCTCGTGTTTATGGTAGGCGGCATAACGTATTCAGagatgcgcacggcgtacGAAGTGGGTAAGCGCAATAATACCGAGGTGTATTTAGGCTCCTCTCACGTTTTCACACCGACATCGTACATGGAAGCATTGCGTGTAATGGGCACGCCACGCCAACCTATTCCGCCAGACTTGCATGTCGATGTGCGACGAAAGGCGCAGCAAGCCGAGCAGGAACAACTCCTAGCCCAGCAACAAGGCAAAAAGATCAAGCAGCCGCATATCCTGAAAAAGCCCAAGTACCCACAGGACCTGCCGCCGCAGGATAGGTACGATCTGCGGAATTCGACGGCCGAAGAGGCACCTCCTCCACCGCCTATGCCGGAGAAGAACTCACAGCGACTTGTGAACAAGCTCCACAAAGGACACGATGCCCAACCGAATGCCACTCCCTCTCAGAACAACTCTAGCAAAAAAACATCGGGCACATCCACATCTGATCCGAATGCCTTGCCTGAAATGCCTAGTGTGATGGGCAAGCACCGTTTTGGCCGCGATATGTCCAAGTTTAAGCATGCCTTATTCCATAAAAAGTAG
- a CDS encoding small nuclear ribonucleoprotein B and B', whose amino-acid sequence MPPVKGKGGRMMSLIDYRLRVTLNDGRQMTGQLLAFDTHMNLVLSNTEEFRRIKPKKKKTQKANKKQKVAHGDTPSGNAHVEDEEDEEDDSAPPPVQEQKRTLGLIILRGETIISISVEAPPSESKRDVPVMAPGPGRGVPAGRGAAMGAVPMGRPPPFGPPPGFAGPPPMGPPPGFGGPPPMGPPPGFRPPGMP is encoded by the exons ATG CCTCCTGTCAAAGGTAAAGGCGGGCGTATGATGTCCCTAATCGACTACCGTCTGCGTGTGACGCTGAATGACGGTCGTCAGATGACGGGTCAGTTGCTTGCATTTGATACCCACATGAATCTTGTGCTCTCGAATA CTGAAGAGTTTCGACGCATAAAGCCcaagaagaaaaagacACAAAAGGCAAATAAGAAGCAAAAAGTGGCCCATGGCGACACGCCGAGTGGCAATGCTCATGTGGAAGAtgaggaagacgaggaagaTGACTctgcaccgccgcctgtgcAAGAGCAGAAACGCACATTGGGCCTTATTATTTTGAGAGGAGAGACCATCATTAGCATTAGTGTGGAAGCGCCACCTTCCGAGTCGAAGCGCGACGTACCAGTAATGGCGCCGGGTCCGGGCCGTGGCGTGCCTGCAGGTCGTGGTGCTGCGATGGGTGCCGTGCCTATGGGTCGTCCACCGCCCTTTGGACCGCCTCCCGGCTTTGCTGGACCTCCTCCCATGGGACCACCGCCGGGCTTTGGAGGCCCTCCGCCGATGGGCCCGCCACCAGGGTTCCGCCCACCAGGCATGCCGTGA
- a CDS encoding ATP-dependent RNA helicase DDX3X → MSNDASTTGTGSTGLESSLSNMNVQSTPSSAPTDSGAAPAAAGAPRKRYVPPHLRNQPEAATNSMGAGGRERGRGPSTLPPAFNSGRRGYGGGAGAPATGGRWSGLSSGGGFSERGSRRGDGFGTWKDGKHVLGPVNERFEREMFGLPDDGMHQSTGINFDKYGDIPVEATGRDVPEPITEFTNPPVDEHLITNIKLARYTTPTPVQKYSIPIVGAGRDLMGCAQTGSGKTGGFLFPILSALFTHGPPPMPPQPPMYGRQKAFPSVLILAPTRELVSQIHEEARKFTYRSWVRPAVVYGGAEMGAQLRQIERGCDLLSATPGRLVDMIERGRISLSNVRFLVLDEADRMLDMGFEPQIRRIVLGEDMPGVMDRQTLMFSATFPQNIQMLAKDFLKEYVFLSVGRVGSTSENITQKIEFVEDRDKQSVLLDVLAAMPTTGLTLIFVETKRMADMLSDFLLYSNIPATSIHGDRTQREREYALDLFRSGRTPILVATAVAARGLDIPNVTHVVNYDLPSDVDDYVHRIGRTGRAGNVGHATAFFNRNNRNIVRDLIKLLQEANQEVPPWLEMIASESAFSSGGRGGGSRGGRFGGGRMGGGGSRFGSMASRDLRFSGGSNAFGPRGAGYGGYNAGGSFYSGPPAPDYSSGGGQSWW, encoded by the coding sequence ATGTCCAATGACGCTTCTACGACTGGAACGGGTTCGACAGGACTCGAGTCTTCCCTTTCAAACATGAATGTGCAGAGTACTCCGTCTTCGGCACCTACTGACAGCGGAGCAGCCCCCGCAGCCGCAGGCGCCCCGAGAAAGCGCTACGTTCCTCCGCATCTTCGCAATCAGCCAGAGGCCGCCACCAACAGCATGGGCGCAGGCGGTCGCGAACGTGGCCGTGGCCCATCCACGTTGCCACCAGCATTCAACAGCGGTCGTCGTGGCTAcggtggtggtgctggtgctccTGCCACTGGTGGCCGCTGGAGTGGCTTGAGCAGCGGAGGTGGCTTCAGCGAACGTGGCTCGCGTCGTGGCGATGGATTCGGTACATGGAAAGATGGAAAGCATGTGCTCGGGCCTGTGAATGAGCGCTTTGAGCGCGAGATGTTTGGTCTTCCGGATGACGGTATGCACCAAAGCACCGGCATCAACTTTGACAAATATGGCGACATTCCTGTCGAAGCAACGGGCCGTGATGTGCCAGAGCCCATCACCGAATTCACGAATCCGCCCGTTGACGAGCACCTGATCACTAATATCAAGCTCGCGCGCTACACGACCCCGACACCTGTGCAGAAGTATTCGATTCCCATCGTCGGTGCCGGTCGTGACTTGATGGGATGTGCTCAGACAGGCTCAGGTAAAACGGGTGGTTTCCTCTTCCCAATTCTCTCTGCTCTATTCACGCACGGtccgccgcccatgccgcctcAGCCGCCGATGTACGGCCGCCAAAAGGCTTTCCCCTCGGTGCTCATTCTTGCGCCGACGCGTGAATTGGTGTCGCAGATCCATGAGGAGGCGCGTAAGTTTACGTACCGATCGTGGGTGCGCCCAGCCGTCGTGTATGGTGGCGCTGAAATGggtgcgcagctgcgccagaTTGAGCGCGGCTGTGATCTGCTGTCTGCTACGCCAGGCCGTCTGGTGGATATGATTGAGCGTGGACGCATTAGTCTCTCCAATGTGCGTTTCCTTGTACTCGACGAAGCAGACCGCATGCTTGACATGGGTTTCGAGCCCCAGATTCGCCGCATTGTGCTCGGTGAAGATATGCCTGGCGTAATGGACCGCCAGACACTCATGTTCTCGGCCACGTTCCCGCAAAATATCCAGATGCTTGCCAAGGACTTTTTGAAGGAATATGTATTTTTGTCTGTGGGCCGTGTCGGTTCGACGTCAGAGAACATTACGCAAAAGATTGAGTTTGTTGAGGACCGTGACAAGCAATCTGTGCTGCTCGATGTGTTGGCGGCCATGCCGACTACCGGTCTGACGCTCATCTTTGTCGAGACTAAGCGCATGGCGGACATGCTCTCTGACTTTTTGCTCTACTCCAACATTCCTGCCACGTCCATTCACGGCGATCGCACGCAACGCGAGCGTGAGTATGCACTCGATTTGTTCCGCTCTGGTCGCACGCCTATTCTGGTGGCCACGGCTGTGGCTGCACGCGGCCTTGATATCCCTAACGTGACGCATGTCGTGAACTATGATTTGCCATCGGACGTGGACGACTACGTTCACCGAATTGGTCGTACGGGTCGTGCCGGTAACGTCGGTCATGCCACGGCCTTTTTCAATCGGAACAACCGCAACATTGTGCGGGACCTGATCAAGCTGCTCCAGGAAGCCAACCAGGAAGTGCCTCCATGGCTCGAGATGATTGCGTCTGAGAGCGCCTTTTCCAGCGGCGGTCGTGGTGGCGGAAGCCGCGGTGGCCGCTTTGGAGGTGGCCgcatgggcggtggcggcaGTCGCTTTGGCAGCATGGCCAGCCGTGACCTGCGGTTTAGTGGCGGCAGCAATGCCTTCGGTCCCCGTGGCGCTGGCTACGGTGGCTACAATGCTGGTGGCAGCTTTTACAGTGGCCCCCCCGCGCCCGACTACTCTAGCGGTGGCGGTCAGTCTTGGTGGTAA
- a CDS encoding nucleoside hydrolase, giving the protein MTQVPLIIDTDPGVDDLLAILLAIASPEVSLEGITLTFGNTTLDYAHGNILRLSHALNVAFKDGAITNETLRERIEHGMNGKPIPVALGAEKPMGGRLFTASYFHGRDGMSGVSFLEGNPYPMADSNPLFDAKPIATPADEFILDVIRRHPPHTVRIAAVAPLTNLANAYLKDPETFSRVGCISVMGGALDVPGNTSPTGEFNFFADPWAAKVLLEDATLDGRRLPIHLLPLDTTTKHTVPYSHIMMDESSELYKKNYLFRLITHFLRKPRSVTNSFAPPNVPFDPAKYDLFEAHDPLAVAHAIFYTDAELWGDTERPFLVETDGRHTRGFCVVDRRQQGEEYDGRNKAEVEAERGPKNEYGLSSSSTTPAKRKADDKPVTPPVPSTRVVTKTPGSAWFEHLMLGRLGMQT; this is encoded by the coding sequence ATGACCCAAGTACCCTTGATTATTGATACGGATCCAGGTGTGGATGACCTTCTTGCGATCTTGCTGGCGATCGCTTCGCCGGAAGTTTCGCTCGAGGGCATTACCCTGACGTTTGGTAATACGACGTTGGACTATGCGCATGGGAATATTCTGCGTCTTTCGCATGCCCTCAACGTGGCTTTCAAAGACGGAGCAATCACCAACGAAacgctgcgcgagcgtATTGAGCACGGCATGAATGGTAAGCCTATCCCTGTAGCTCTTGGTGCGGAAAAGCCCATGGGTGGTCGCCTGTTCACCGCCAGTTACTTCCACGGCCGTGACGGCATGTCGGGTGTGTCGTTCCTGGAGGGCAACCCCTACCCCATGGCTGACTCGAACCCGCTCTTCGATGCCAAGCCGATTGCTACACCTGCAGATGAATTCATCTTGGATGTGATTCGCAGGCACCCACCACACACGGTTCGCATCGCGGCTGTGGCGCCCCTGACCAACTTGGCGAATGCCTACCTGAAGGACCCAGAGACATTTAGCAGGGTTGGATGTATCAGCGTGATGGGAGGTGCGCTGGATGTGCCTGGTAACACATCCCCCACAGGAGAATTCAACTTTTTCGCGGATCCATGGGCCGCCAAGGTGCTGCTGGAAGACGCAACACTAGATGGCCGGCGCCTGCCCATCCACCTTCTACCTCTCGACACAACAACGAAGCACACTGTGCCGTACTCGCACATCATGATGGATGAGTCATCGGAGCTGTACAAAAAGAATTACTTGTTCAGGCTCATCACGCACTTCCTCCGAAAGCCTCGTTCTGTGACCAACTCGTTTGCACCGCCAAATGTCCCATTCGACCCGGCCAAATACGATCTGTTCGAAGCACATGATCCACTGGCTGTGGCTCATGCTATTTTCTACACGGACGCTGAGCTCTGGGGAGACACGGAGCGTCCGTTTCTCGTGGAAACCGATGGCCGTCACACGCGTGGATTTTGCGTCGTGGACCGCCGTCAGCAGGGTGAAGAGTACGATGGTCGCAACAAAGCTGAAGTTGAAGCAGAGCGCGGACCCAAAAATGAGTATGGTCTAtcaagctcgtcgaccaCGCCTGCCAAGCGCAAGGCTGACGACAAGCCTGTgacgccgcctgtgccatcCACGCGGGTCGTAACCAAAACGCCAGGCTCAGCCTGGTTCGAACACTTAATGTTGGGTCGCTTGGGTATGCAAACATAG
- a CDS encoding tryptophan aminotransferase, protein MPLDYERMLSTEFHRRPSPAIRGLLAFESKPDMISFLAGKPNPSGFPFQSISVTLKPDAIMSNDPETNTPTELVIEGDTLNRVLQYGSSSSDILFSEAIGAIVTAVHGRTRNDGTPAGDFEMSVGTGSQDLLSKTSTVLFDPGDTVLLESPMYPGLLPDFTSRGIHVVNIDTDDEGLSATSLASVLENWSTNANTAHLRFPKALYTVPTGGNPAGTTASADRKREILRLVRTHNVLILEDDPYFYLAFDGLGEDPVSRKRVPSYFALEREESETFGCGYVLRFESFSKILSAGMRVGYVVGPTPIVRAIVAYTASSNIHPSSLDQVIIAQLLKHWGVNGFLQHVDKVATMYKHRRDMFLQSLNATLRGDAPVATWVMPVAGMFFWLKLHLPPTATAPGGDSFKTISENAIAHNVLVVPGSSFYADGRVTPYARASFSVTPDDQILEGLRRLRKAIEATWKEAGYDTIPPMP, encoded by the coding sequence ATGCCTCTAGACTATGAGCGGATGTTGTCGACCGAATTTCATCGCCGGCCATCCCCTGCTATTCGTGGTCTGTTGGCTTTTGAATCCAAGCCTGACATGATTTCGTTCTTGGCAGGTAAGCCGAACCCCAGTGGATTCCCTTTCCAGTCGATTTCGGTGACCCTAAAGCCAGATGCCATCATGTCGAATGACCCTGAGACAAACACGCCCACAGAGCTTGTGATTGAGGGAGACACTCTAAATCGTGTATTGCAGTATGGCTCATCGTCCAGCGACATTTTGTTCAGCGAGGCTATCGGTGCTATTGTCACAGCGGTGCACGGACGCACCAGGAACGACGGCACCCCAGCCGGCGATTTCGAAATGTCTGTCGGTACTGGATCGCAGGATTTGTTGTCCAAGACTAGCACAGTGCTTTTTGACCCCGGAGATACTGTGCTCCTCGAGTCACCCATGTACCCCGGCCTGCTGCCAGATTTCACGTCTCGAGGTATTCATGTGGTCAATATTGACACGGATGACGAAGGCTTGTCGGCCACATCCCTCGCATCCGTACTCGAAAATTGGTCGACCAATGCCAACACTGCCCATCTTCGATTCCCCAAAGCACTCTACACCGTGCCCACCGGCGGAAACCCGGCAGGAACTACCGCATCAGCCGACCGAAAGCGCGAGATATTGCGGCTTGTTCGCACTCATAATGTTCTCATTCTGGAAGACGATCCGTATTTCTACCTTGCTTTCGATGGGCTGGGTGAGGATCCTGTGTCGCGCAAACGCGTTCCGAGTTACTTTGCCCTAGAGCGCGAAGAGAGCGAAACATTCGGGTGCGGCTACGTCTTGCGCTTTGAAAGTTTTTCCAAGATCCTTTCAGCAGGCATGCGCGTCGGCTATGTGGTCGGCCCGACACCTATTGTCCGTGCCATTGTGGCGTACACAGCCTCATCGAACATTCACCCATCGTCGCTCGACCAGGTCATAATTGCACAGCTGCTTAAGCACTGGGGTGTAAATGGCTTTCTGCAGCACGTTGACAAGGTGGCTACAATGTATAAGCATCGAAGGGACATGTTTTTGCAGAGCCTCAatgcgacgctgcgcggcgATGCACCGGTAGCAACGTGGGTCATGCCCGTCGCAGGCATGTTTTTCTGGCTCAAGCTGCACTTGCCACCTACAGCCACCGCACCGGGAGGTGACTCTTTCAAGACCATATCCGAAAACGCGATCGCTCACAATGTGCTCGTTGTCCCAGGCTCATCATTTTATGCAGACGGCCGCGTGACACCGTATGCCCGCGCCAGCTTCAGTGTGACGCCGGATGACCAGATCCTTGAGGGTTTGCGGCGTTTGCGTAAGGCCATTGAAGCCACTTGGAAGGAGGCAGGTTATGACACCATTCCTCCTATGCCATAG
- a CDS encoding deaminated glutathione amidase, with product MLVAVAQMTSGGVIRENLAIAQQLVRRAAMAGAKAVFLPEAADFIAPPASVPTLTRSRDNGAFVSGLCASARDLGVWISVGVHEPPSSTLQEPTRCYNTQLLINDQGSVCAQYRKLHLYDVNVQNGMSILESNTTIPGTELVPPVETPWGRVGLLTCYDMRFPEVSLSLRRMGASILTYPSAFAVRTGGAHWSTLLQARAIDTQCWVLAAAQVGTHPGTTRASWGHAMIVDPWGSIVAQCSDMPPFEPTFCLADITLPPLEKVRADMPLWSQRRNDVYPSL from the coding sequence ATGTtggtggctgtggcgcagATGACAAGTGGCGGCGTGATCCGCGAGAACCTTGCGATAGCGCAGCAACTcgtgcgccgtgcagcgATGGCAggcgccaaggccgtgTTTCTTCCAGAGGCTGCGGACTTTATTGCGCCACCTGCGTCCGTGCCGACCCTCACCCGATCACGAGACAACGGCGCTTTCGTATCGGGGCTGTGCGCTTCAGCCAGGGACTTGGGTGTATGGATTAGCGTTGGTGTGCATGAGCCACCATCATCCACATTACAGGAGCCAACGCGGTGTTATAATACGCAATTGCTGATTAACGACCAGGGCAGTGTGTGCGCTCAGTATCGTAAACTGCATTTGTACGACGTCAATGTCCAGAACGGTATGTCCATTCTCGAGAGCAATACGACCATCCCAGGCACGGAGCTTGTGCCGCCCGTCGAAACACCATGGGGACGCGTTGGTCTCCTTACGTGCTATGATATGCGTTTTCCCGAGGTGTCACTGTCGCTCCGTAGGATGGGTGCTTCTATCTTGACGTATCCATCCGCTTTCGCTGTCCGCACTGGCGGTGCGCATTGGAGCACTTTGCTCCAAGCACGCGCTATAGATACGCAATGTTGGGTCCTTGCCGCCGCGCAAGTCGGAACACATCcaggcacgacgcgtgcatCGTGGGGTCACGCCATGATTGTCGACCCGTGGGGTTCGATTGTGGCACAGTGCAGTGATATGCCACCTTTTGAACCAACGTTTTGCCTTGCAGACATTACACTCCCGCCTCTTGAAAAGGTCCGGGCTGATATGCCATTGTGGTCCCAGCGTCGAAACGACGTGTATCCGTCTCTATAG